The genomic region CGTCAAGACGTTACTGATAGCAACGACCATCGGGTTCCTCTCCTTTTTTAGCTCTGTGAGCGTTTGCTTCGTCTTCATGCTCTTCTGGAGCAAGAGCAAAGGTCAAATCAAGCACACGGCCACCATTGCGTACGTACCACGGAGCGCTGTGTCCAATAACAAAGCGGGGACCAGCAACTACATGGAGACGAGCCGATACACCATGAAGCTAATATGACTGATGTTTAACTTCTGCCAAACggaaacaaaaaacagcaagaGAGGAGGCTCATTTTAAACCTTCCAAAGCACGATGAATGCACCTGATGTGTAGATATGTTGGTTATTCCACGGAAATAATTGCGTAACCCATCAGAATACATGATTATTTTACCGCTTGCCTGGCTGAGctttttgcttgtttgctttCTAAAGAGCGTTTCCAAAGCAAGTACAATTAATactaaaagatttaaaaaaaaatataagtTGTTAATCTTCAGCATGTATTTTGGGCCATTGAATATTATATTATCACTTTTTCTGCTCGaccttttgttgtttctgcgcattaaaaataaataaataaaaggcttcattaaatttaaaaaaagaatgtcTCAGGATTGTTTACAGCGCTGCCTTTAGTGCTCACATCGCTCAACTCGCTCCGCGTTCCAATACACCATCGCTCTCATGGGGTAGgcattgttgccatggtgacacaTTTTTCACTTTAGAAGACATCTTAAACTTGAGAGCCATGCTATTCTAAATGTACCAGGCGTGATATTTATAAAGTGATGAATCCTGGAGCACGCAGCAGTGCATAAAAGActttaaatgtataaataatgtAGACTTGTCGTTCATCTCAACGATTTGTGATTAATTTCCTAAATAGTCTTATACTGAGGAGTAAGTGCTGTACTCGCAGCTGACGCCTGATCTCTTTGGTTTGGAGAGAGGATGTCAGGTGTATTCAGTACATTCCTATCTGGAGTGAATCCACGGACTGAATAAAATATACAGACGGACATTTGATAAAATAGTGAAAAGATTTTCCACCAGAGGGGGGCGTAGTTTCTCAACATATCTAAATCCAAGTTCAATAATGGAAATAATTTTTTCTTGTGTAATATTTGCAGCTAGTGGTGAGATCATATCCAGTCCATAGGTTAGTTCTTGCATGTGATAGGAAATGAACAATTAgctttgtatttgtttttacattCTGGTTCACTGAGCATCCGGTCAGTATTTTAATAAAGACCTGAAGTAAAGGAAAAAGCACAAtaaactattttatttttttaatttattttttaaaaattattttattaaactaTTTTTGACCAGCGGCTGCTAAACTGTCCAACACCTCTGGACCcctgtggagctgctgatctGTCCAGGGTGCAAATCGGTATTAGACGACATATGCCGTTATTTACCCCTCCTGGTGGCAGAAAGTGTGAACTGCAATAAAGATGAGCGCAAATAAATCTATCAATAATACCCATGAACAAATGATTCCAGATGAAATAAAACAGTAATCTCAGCAAaaaattttaaaatttatttaagAGAAAATATAAAAGTGGTGAAAATAGAAACTCTTATAGCAATATATCTATGAAACACTTTTTACataaagacaacaaaaataTAAGAACAATATGAACTTTGAACAAAAGGTCTACGCAAGACGCTGAAGACCcaaaatgaattttttttttgttttttttgtttacctgACGCTCATCTTCCTCAAAATAAATGTTCCATTTGGACTGAGGTACGATAAGAAACAGCATCTGATGTCCCCAACGTGTGAGGGATAGAGAGCCAAAGATGCTAACGCTCCTGTCCAATTGTGGTCAACGCAAGACGCTGAAGACCCAAAATGGAGAATCCCTGGGTGGCACCACTGGACGCTCCTAAAGGAATTATTATAGAACTGATATAATCCGGGTTGAGGTCATCCTACTTGTTTACCTGACGCTCATCTTCCTCAAAATAAATGTTCCATTTGGACTGAGGTACGACAAGAAACAGCATCTGATGTCCCCAACGTGTGAGGGATAGAGAGCCAAAGATGCTAACTCTCCTGTCCAATTGTGGTCTACGCAAGACGCTGAAGACCAAAAATGGAGAATCCCTGGGTGGCACCGCTGGACGCTCCTATAAGGATTATTAAAGGACTGATGTCATCCGGGTTGAGGTAATTCAATTGCGGTCTTCAACACAGGATTGATTGAAAAGGGACATGATAAACCAGCTCGTAGCTGGAGTTTCAGCCCTCACTAACAAGTCCATTCTCTCAATGTCAATTAAGGCTCACAGGTTTTAGGATAAACCTAATAACCATGCATGGAAATTCTCAAGATGACCCCCTTTTGTGGGGGGGGATGCAGTGTATGTGGGATTGCAGCTTTTCAGATTCATGGTGCAGGCTGGAAGCCAACGGAAGGAGACGTGCTAAGAGAGCCTGAGGGAGGTTTGGGGCAGCCGTTTCCTGTTGAAGAGTTGGGAGGAGCTTAGAGGTGTCACaagacacaacaaaaacactcGACAAAGGCTAAAGTGTATAAAAGAAGAGACATACCAGTGACGTTTCCGGTGAGGACTGGACGAGTCCGGGGATTCCATTGCAGTGGGACTGTTCTacacaaaacagaacagaaaagagagtcagtcaatcaatcaatcaatcaatcaatccatcaatcaatcaatcaatcaatcaatcaatcagtcaatatttatatagcatctgttacaatcaaaattgtttctaggtgctttacagaatcccagggcctgacccccccaacaagtaacagtggcaaggaaaaactcccctttaacaggaagaaacctagagcaggaccaggctcatgtagggaggTAAGGGCAGTGATATAGTCCATCAGGTGGAAGTAAGGTAAAGTTGACGATCCTCCTCACCTTTTGGATCAGTCTTAGGGTCTATAAAGCTCCACTGCTGGCACAAAGAGACCAATTCATGGGGGGGGTGGCACCTCAACAGTCCCAAAATATCAATGTcccctggatgttcttctgctGAATCAGCCTTTATGGGAGCAACAGGGGGCTCTGAATAAGCTTTCTGAGACAGCATGTTCAGGGCAGCGCACGGGTCGAGGTCATTTGGGCCGGATGAGGAGTCCGCCGAGTTCCGGCGGGGTCGGGGCTTGTTTGCAGCGATGCTCAACGCCATCCCACTGTGATGTCTGGCCAACATAAAACCCAACCCCTCCTGAGGGAAGTTAGCATCAGCTGCTGACCTGTGGTGGTTGGGGCTGCTGGTGGGCTGGGACCTGGACGTGTTCTTGTTGAATGCCACAGTGCTGGTAGAAGAGGTCGGGACACCTGAGGTATTACCCCCAAGCTCCACAGTCTGCTTCTTATGTTTAGCCTTCTTCTGAGGCATTGATCCCGTTTGGCGACTTGACTGCGTCTGGTCCGACGCGTGCCGGTCCTTGGCGGTAGTACCCTGAGGCTTTGTGCGCTGACTTTTCTGGATGGATAAGGCGGGGCAGTCTTTTCCCTTCAGGAATGGTGGTGGCCCAGTGCGTCTCCACTTGGGAGTCACTGCCTTTAAGCTCTTGAGGCTGCTATTGCTGACGGCCCACTTGGGGGCCATGGGGCAGCTAGCATACACCTTGTgttcaatctgctgatgcatcCACAGCACTTCTGGGTAGTAGGAAGTGTGGGTGCAGAACGAGCATTCGTATCTAATTATGTCATTCTTATTCACAAAGAGGTCTCCGTGATTTGAATTCAACAGAGACAAATTAAGAGCACCTAGCTTAGTATCGTTAGCATGTCTGGGCCCCTTGATGCCTGCTATGATTACCTGTCCTGAATGAGTCTGTGAATATTCTGTGTATAGGAGGTTTTCGAGACCAATTTGGCTGATGGTTGTTGGAACACGGAAGTAGTTCCACTGAGGGTCCAGGTGGTCTGGGTGCATTGTGTACCGGTGGAACTCGAGGATTGAGGAACTACCAGTGCGGAAATTACAGTGCTGACAGAAATATACCTTAATACCTGCAAAGAAACAGTGGAAACAAGAGTTAATGCactatttctttcatttctgcaaATAAATCCTCCACAGTGGAATTTTCTGGTCTTGCACTTCCTTGTAGACAATTACCACAAATCTAGTTATCAAACAGTTAATGATCAATAGGCTTCGTGTAGTATAATAAACCCCACATAAAGTTGCATTGGTTATATCAAGAGACTTTTTAAAACTATaaagaacaggaaaacaaaTACGATTGATGTAATTCAGAGATGCGACCACTAGATGTCTCCCTCGTTCTTAAAACGGTTAAACCAAATCTCTGATACTCTTCTAACATTTGGAGGAAGATAAAACCTAAACATCAACAAAAGTCTATGTAAACAAACACGTAAACACAAGGGCAATAATCATCCATGGCCTACCGTTGCGGTTTGTGCTCACTGAGTTGCCAGTGGGAACCTCTTTGGGTGTCTTACTGTGCAGCTCCTTGTAAAACGCGTGACCGAGGCCCAATGGGATGTTGCTCTTTTTGTTGCCACTTCTGCCCTGGCTCTCAATTTTTGACGGCTGCTCTCGGTTCGtctccagcttcagcttcttGTTCTGAGAGTCGGAGGTGGTGActtgcttcctcttcttcccctgCTTGGACGACACGTGCTTGACCATGTCGGTGTCCTGCGCCATGAGCTCGACCTTGACGGTGTCCTTCGCCACGCGCTTGACCTTGTCAGTGTCCTTCGCCATGCGCTTGACCTTGTTCGTGTCCTGCGCCACAGGTTTCTTGGGCAGGTGGGTTTTGGTCAGTCGCCCCTTCGTTGACAGCATCAACGTTTGGTAGCTGCAACATGGATCCAGCCCCACCATTTGGCCCCCCGGGCTCGTTTCCACGCGTGTTTTCTTCGCCTTGACACTTGTGAGCCCTAAGCTTTCCATGAAAAAGCTCTTCGACTGCGAGTCGGAGACGCCGGTTTCCTCCTGGGGTGGATTTAGGGTCGAAGAGTTATGTTGATGCAGCGCTTCGTGAATTTGCAGCGATGCGCGATCGGGGAAGAAGTTGCCGCAGGCGGAGCAGAGCTCGTAGAGGCAGACTTCGTTGACCAGGGACGCCGGCTCCTGGGGAACGCCATTGATGGTGACGTGGGACTTGCTGGGTCTGTCGCCCTTTGGCCGTGCCTTTGACCTGTGAGTGTACACGTGGCTTTGGAGGGACCAGGCCTGGCGGAAGCGGCGTCCGCAGAGCCGACAGCCGTGATCCTCGGGGCCGCCGTGGACCTTCATGTGGGACTTGAGGAGCAGCATATCTGGGAACGCTCGATCACATATGAtgcaggtgcagcagcctctgtCAGCCTCCGCCTCCATCACGTCTGCCTCGCTGTTCCTTCTCTTGCTTCCCTTTCTTTTCACCTTCCCGATGAAAGTGGTCTTTTCCAATTCGGTGTCCCCAGACTTGGGGATCTCCAGGAtgttcttctgctcctcagacagCTCCACATTCTTGTCAGAGAGCCTCTGCTGGAACAAGCCCAGCTTGTGGCTCCTGATGTGGTTCTTCAGGCTGCCCTTCTGCGCCGTCCTGTACTGACAGTGGGGGCACTTGTAGGGCTTCTCCTGCGTGTGGCTCCTCATGTGCTGGGACAGGGAGCTGAGGAGGGGAAAGCTGCGGCTGCACACGCCGCAGGTGTGGCCACAGATGACGCTTTCTTCAGGCTCCACCTTTACAGGCGCTCCTGAATTCGCTGGGATATcatctctcttcttctccatgGCGATTCTGACTGCAGACGTGCAATAAATCCTCAAAGAGACAGAGGTGCATGCGTTTCCAGTCGAATGATGCTTCAGGTTTGGAATCCAACCGTGGTTCTTAATTGCTAAGGATGCTTACTGCAGGAgcaagaaataaaacagaattagCATCATCATCTGAAAGCAATGGTCAtcagaaaaaatgtaaaataaccTTTTATCCCTAACAAATGTGTATTCCATCTGCTTTGATCCTCCAAATGAGTTTCACAATCAACTATTATTAATATGAAAATGAATGCAGCCTAAAAACGCTGCCCCAGATGTGCAATTACATCTTAGCTTGAGATACAGTGTAAAGCTGCATAAATCCCAAGACATATCtggtgcttttattctgaagacTCTAATATTTAAAGCCAATTTCAGAATAATCCAAAGAGAACCAGAGGGGACAGAAAAGTCAATCGAAACAGTTCCGCAGAATTTCAACCAAGCTTTAAAACAGTTTTCTATCTGCTGATATTTCTATTTAAGCTGTGaataaatgcaaacacacattcctcTCACTGAAAATGGGGGCCAGTGTTTTCCAGTAAGTGTTTaagtaaaaacagaagcaaaaacaaatcTTATCACAGATTTGGGAAAAGCTTTTGTCCCTCTGTGCAGAGAgatgcatgtctgtgtgtattaGAGCGTAGGCTCAACatgcatgcctgtgtgtgtgtgtgtgtgtcctgtgctTTCCTATGTTTAAATTGAGTGTGTGAGGCCAAGCATGAAGAGATGTATTCATTCCAAGCCAGGCAGGATGAACCCTGAGGGCCAGGCAACTCTAATTCCCAATCAATAATCCATTATCAGCAAATTTCATTTTAGGAGCCGGCGTGGGCCCACGTGACAGCGGGCAACATAATGAGGCGAAGCTCTGCACCTTTTAATAAAAGGACAAAACTTCCATCACAGCGAGTGAAATAATCTCTGGCGGAATCATCTGATTAAACCCAGAACCAGCCGACCCGTGTCCTCTTCCAACTTTAAGGTGAATTTAAACGTCGTCTTCAATATTGCTGCGCTTTAAACGTGAAAGGAGGTTCTCTGCGCCACACAGCCGGCCAGGCGGTTAAAAGGAAACCCTACTATTCTGTTGGCCGCACCAGAACTGTCACATCGCCTCATGTCTGGCCCTGCACCCCTCGTTGGGGGGTCGAGAGAGGTATTGTTAAAGCAGCGAGGCCCGGGCGTGCACGTCACCGTCTTCAAATTTACGTCTGAGCAAAGACGCAGGACAAAAGGACGCTCTTGCTTGtcttggctggggggggggcgggggtggggggggggggggggggggggttactaaAATAGGTGCATGTATGCACAAAGCCTGGAAATATCAAGGATGACAGTCATCGGGTCGGGGTTGTCTGTCTAATTACGTGCGATGTGCGTTCGGGGTCGCATCTGCCTGCATGAATGCACGTGTGCGGGCCGGCTCGCCGTCATGTGTGCTGATCCGCTCATGCTGGACCGGGTGCCGGATCTTGGtaggttttttttgggtttttttttttttcctgcggaCGTGGCAGGTGTTTGGTAGGCAGACGCCACCAGATTAGTGCACGGCCAATGTGGCACACTGTCTCCGAGAGGGGGGAGGATGTGCGAGAGAAACTGGAAGGTGGCAATTAACCGGTTAGCTTAAGGCGAATGTAATGAGTTAACACAATGGGGATGAAGTCAGAGAGCTGAGGGCAACAGATGGGAATAAACAGGCCACCAGTATGGAGTTATCCACCTCAACACTATCAGCTTTACACACTGGTCCGAGCAGACTTTGTGCACAGTCTGTAGCGCACGTTTGTGTGCCATTTTTGCTCTATGACACAATagatgtttgtgttgaaggAGCAAGAGGGCAGCTACGTCACTCCCAGAAtaatccccctcccctctctgtatGGCACCGTTATCCGTTCGACCTCGCCATCCCTGCAGAGGACCTGCACAGTAGTGCTGGTGCAGATA from Takifugu rubripes chromosome 12, fTakRub1.2, whole genome shotgun sequence harbors:
- the LOC101074354 gene encoding zinc finger protein 536-like isoform X2 — encoded protein: MEKKRDDIPANSGAPVKVEPEESVICGHTCGVCSRSFPLLSSLSQHMRSHTQEKPYKCPHCQYRTAQKGSLKNHIRSHKLGLFQQRLSDKNVELSEEQKNILEIPKSGDTELEKTTFIGKVKRKGSKRRNSEADVMEAEADRGCCTCIICDRAFPDMLLLKSHMKVHGGPEDHGCRLCGRRFRQAWSLQSHVYTHRSKARPKGDRPSKSHVTINGVPQEPASLVNEVCLYELCSACGNFFPDRASLQIHEALHQHNSSTLNPPQEETGVSDSQSKSFFMESLGLTSVKAKKTRVETSPGGQMVGLDPCCSYQTLMLSTKGRLTKTHLPKKPVAQDTNKVKRMAKDTDKVKRVAKDTVKVELMAQDTDMVKHVSSKQGKKRKQVTTSDSQNKKLKLETNREQPSKIESQGRSGNKKSNIPLGLGHAFYKELHSKTPKEVPTGNSVSTNRNGIKVYFCQHCNFRTGSSSILEFHRYTMHPDHLDPQWNYFRVPTTISQIGLENLLYTEYSQTHSGQNSPTAMESPDSSSPHRKRHWKRLPQTSLRLS
- the LOC101074354 gene encoding zinc finger protein 516-like isoform X1 gives rise to the protein MEKKRDDIPANSGAPVKVEPEESVICGHTCGVCSRSFPLLSSLSQHMRSHTQEKPYKCPHCQYRTAQKGSLKNHIRSHKLGLFQQRLSDKNVELSEEQKNILEIPKSGDTELEKTTFIGKVKRKGSKRRNSEADVMEAEADRGCCTCIICDRAFPDMLLLKSHMKVHGGPEDHGCRLCGRRFRQAWSLQSHVYTHRSKARPKGDRPSKSHVTINGVPQEPASLVNEVCLYELCSACGNFFPDRASLQIHEALHQHNSSTLNPPQEETGVSDSQSKSFFMESLGLTSVKAKKTRVETSPGGQMVGLDPCCSYQTLMLSTKGRLTKTHLPKKPVAQDTNKVKRMAKDTDKVKRVAKDTVKVELMAQDTDMVKHVSSKQGKKRKQVTTSDSQNKKLKLETNREQPSKIESQGRSGNKKSNIPLGLGHAFYKELHSKTPKEVPTGNSVSTNRNGIKVYFCQHCNFRTGSSSILEFHRYTMHPDHLDPQWNYFRVPTTISQIGLENLLYTEYSQTHSGQVIIAGIKGPRHANDTKLGALNLSLLNSNHGDLFVNKNDIIRYECSFCTHTSYYPEVLWMHQQIEHKVYASCPMAPKWAVSNSSLKSLKAVTPKWRRTGPPPFLKGKDCPALSIQKSQRTKPQGTTAKDRHASDQTQSSRQTGSMPQKKAKHKKQTVELGGNTSGVPTSSTSTVAFNKNTSRSQPTSSPNHHRSAADANFPQEGLGFMLARHHSGMALSIAANKPRPRRNSADSSSGPNDLDPCAALNMLSQKAYSEPPVAPIKADSAEEHPGDIDILGLLRCHPPHELVSLCQQWSFIDPKTDPKEQSHCNGIPGLVQSSPETSLETAAPNLPQALLARLLPLASSLHHESEKLQSHIHCIPPHKRGSS
- the LOC101074354 gene encoding zinc finger protein 516-like isoform X3; the protein is MEKKRDDIPANSGAPVKVEPEESVICGHTCGVCSRSFPLLSSLSQHMRSHTQEKPYKCPHCQYRTAQKGSLKNHIRSHKLGLFQQRLSDKNVELSEEQKNILEIPKSGDTELEKTTFIGKVKRKGSKRRNSEADVMEAEADRGCCTCIICDRAFPDMLLLKSHMKVHGGPEDHGCRLCGRRFRQAWSLQSHVYTHRSKARPKGDRPSKSHVTINGVPQEPASLVNEVCLYELCSACGNFFPDRASLQIHEALHQHNSSTLNPPQEETGVSDSQSKSFFMESLGLTSVKAKKTRVETSPGGQMVGLDPCCSYQTLMLSTKGRLTKTHLPKKPVAQDTNKVKRMAKDTDKVKRVAKDTVKVELMAQDTDMVKHVSSKQGKKRKQVTTSDSQNKKLKLETNREQPSKIESQGRSGNKKSNIPLGLGHAFYKELHSKTPKEVPTGNSVSTNRNGIKNSPTAMESPDSSSPHRKRHWKRLPQTSLRLS